CCTTCAATTTCACGAGAAATCCGTTCTACAGCTTTGAATTGTACTGGGGAAGAAACTGGGAATCCAGCTTCGATGATATCCACTTTCATACGGGCTAGGTGTTGGGCAATTTCCACCTTTTCATCTTCGCTCATAGCAGCCCCGGGGCATTGTTCCCCATCCCTTAGTGTGGTATCAAATATGCGTACGTAATCTTCCATCTACTTCCAGATCATACGTTCGCTTCACTCTGTCAAGTGCGTATGGAATGCACCTGTGATCCAGTGGTAGGGTTTCCCTTCCTTGTCGACAGGAATGGGGGTTTTTCTTCCTTCACTCCAAAATCGGATGGGTTTTTCTAAATCGTAAGGGACTTGTGTTTCGGTGATTTCGGAAAACTTGGACTTGGTCTTTTCTCTGGGAAAGGGAAAAAGGAAAAGGATCCCAGAAAGACTCAAAAGAGCCAAAAGGGAGATCTTGGGATTCATCTTTTGCAAGAAGGGAAACAAAACCCAAGTGAGCCCCAGAAGAGCGAAGAAGAGGAGAGGGAATAAATACCGAATGGGATAAGGGTGGAGATACGTAAACCTTCCCACAAGAAGTAGGAGCAGAAGTAGTACCGGAAAAAAAACAATGAGTAGGTGTTGGTTGAGTTTGGGAAACCTGGTAAAACTAATGGATACAAGTCCGAACAAAATGAGAATCGACCTTCCTTGGTAAAATATATGTTTCGAAAAATCAAATAGATAGGCTCCCGAAAGTGCTAAAACTTCTGTTAGATTCTGTTTTGCAAGGTAAGTAAATAAAGTTTGGAAACTGCTGGGAATGGAAAGAGTCGTTTTTAGTGCTAAGAAAAGGAGTTCATTCAAGAAAAGGAAAAGAATTGCCAAAATCCAAAATCGTTTTTCTTTAAAATAAGAAATTCTCTCACCAAGGGGAATTTCCAAATTCCAAATCCGAACGACAAAAAAGCTAATCGCTCCTACTGCAAAGGAAAACCGATCAGAGAGATAAAGAAGTGAAAAACCAATAAAAAAAAAGAAAACTAAGGAGATAGGCAAAAGTTGAGAGGATTTAGATTTCTTTTTTTCTTTATCATTTAACAGAGAGTATAGATAGATTGTTAGAAATAGAGAGAAAAAAAATCCCGTACTGTGATGAGCCCCAGAAAAAAAATAACTGAATGGTAGTGGTTTATCTTCTAATCCATATCCGATCAGAGAAAATAGGAGTAAAAGAAATTCAAAGCAGTATAAAAAATCTAATGATTTTGACTTTGTTGAATATTGAGATATAAAAATGGAAATTCCAAGGAGAACAAAAAACATTTGGACTGTTCCATAAAGACTAGGAAGGTATAAAAGAGGTATAAAGGGCGAAAGAACTAAATCAATCAAAAGGTCAGGAAAAAAATAAGGAGAGGGTGGGAAATACCAATGCCCAATACCTTTCCCTGAAACTATGTCCTTTAACAATAAAGGAAGGTATAAATGGTCGGCAGAATGAATGGATTCAAAATAGATAGTTTCGCATAACAAAAAATTAATGATAGATGAAATAAAAAAAAATACAAAAAAGGAAAACGAAGATGGGGAATGGATCGACATAGGATTCTTAAATAAAATTCTCAAACTTAAGGGAGTGTTCCTTTGATTGTGAAAGATAATAAAAACATGGATTTAGTCCTCCCTCAGTTTTTCTCTGTGAATTTATTCGGTGGAGAAAATACTTCGATTCCCGCACGGTTTTACCAATCGTTTTTAGGTGGGACTCTTCTAAAAGAAAGTTTTGGCCATTCGGAATTACAGCTGAAGTCTGGCGAAATCATCGTTTTTTCTAAAAACACGGAACATTGTCCGGTGCGCCCTGGAACCATCACCATCAGCTGTGATCAATCTATAACTAACCATCCTAAAGTTTCCACTTTGAAACTCGTCAAATCAATCCCTCTGAAAAATTATTCCTTATATGAAGACCCTTGGGGAAATTGGGTTTGGATTTATGTTTTGGATTCTAAATAAATTGCCAACTGGTCTGGAAAGTCAGTGATGAGTCCAGCTACGCCTGCAGCAAGTAACTGGTTCCATTCTTCTTCTGTATTGGTTGTATAAGGAATTACTAGAAGAGATTTTTCTTTTAAGCCTTCTACAAATTCTTTGGAACAAGCAGACAAGTGTGGGAGGATGAGATCCGGCTCATAGTCCAAATAATTCTTGTTTAGCGAATTTCCTTTTTCGACAAGAAGCCCTCGTAACACTTCCGGTTCCTCCTTACGAATGAGATCCACAAGATCCCAGTCAAAGCTACTCACCCAAATTCGATTGGTTAGTTTCCATTTTCGAATCAGTTTTACAAGGGCTAAGGCAAGAGCCTTCCTTTCTTCAGGATTTCCTTCGCTTTTCATTTCAATATCAAAGACAGTGGTTTCGGGAAGGGTTTGGATGATTTGGGAGAGTGTGGGGATTTGTTCGCCTTCAAAAGCTTCGTCAAAAAAACTTCCCGCATCGAGTTCTGCCAAATCGCGGTATTTATATTCTGAGACTTTTCCCTCACCGTCCGTCGTACGATCCACTGTAAAATCATGGATGACAACAAGTTCACCCGAAGCACAAAGCATGGTATCCAATTCAAAAAAACTTGTAGATTCTGCTCCCACTAGAAAGGAAACAAGTGTGTTTTCCGGAGCAAGGCCACGAGCACCCCTATGTCCAATATTGGCTGGCCCATTCCCTAAAATGGATTTTAGTCTTTCGATTCTTGGTTGGAACATTTTTTCCTTACCCTGGTTGGATGGTCGATTCCAACCCTTCTTCTTCCATAGCTGAACGGAACATTTGGCTTTTCAATGTTTCTCCTAAGTAACGATCAATGTAGATATGGATGGCATAGAGAAGTGGTGTGATGGCGATGGCCACTCCCAATTTATAAAGAAAGTTGGTATTGGCAATGGCGATGAGTTTGGAAACAGGATGGTATTTCCCGAGAGCAATGAAGATGACCACGTAGGAGTCGATGAGTTGGGAGATCACGGTGGAACCTGTGGCCCTTAGCCAAATATGTTTTCCACCTGTTTTTTTACGAAGGAAATGAAAAGTATGGAGGTCAATCATCTGACCAATCACATAAGCAATGATGGAACCAAGGATCACAAGACCCGAATTGGCAAACAC
This genomic stretch from Leptospira meyeri harbors:
- a CDS encoding glycerophosphodiester phosphodiesterase, yielding MFQPRIERLKSILGNGPANIGHRGARGLAPENTLVSFLVGAESTSFFELDTMLCASGELVVIHDFTVDRTTDGEGKVSEYKYRDLAELDAGSFFDEAFEGEQIPTLSQIIQTLPETTVFDIEMKSEGNPEERKALALALVKLIRKWKLTNRIWVSSFDWDLVDLIRKEEPEVLRGLLVEKGNSLNKNYLDYEPDLILPHLSACSKEFVEGLKEKSLLVIPYTTNTEEEWNQLLAAGVAGLITDFPDQLAIYLESKT
- a CDS encoding queuosine precursor transporter, producing the protein MHLLKQKPVILYTVLLSFFLTFLLLAELTGSKLFFAFGFTMTMGVIPFPVTFIITDLLNEYYGRKVVRATTFLGMVMIGFAYLLIVIDIQIPASPESPIDDASFERVFANSGLVILGSIIAYVIGQMIDLHTFHFLRKKTGGKHIWLRATGSTVISQLIDSYVVIFIALGKYHPVSKLIAIANTNFLYKLGVAIAITPLLYAIHIYIDRYLGETLKSQMFRSAMEEEGLESTIQPG